A stretch of the Corynebacterium maris DSM 45190 genome encodes the following:
- a CDS encoding sigma 54-interacting transcriptional regulator, with product MTAKPHVSTIGELRATEYTHRPLREEIRENLLARLAASEDPWPGLHGLDNTVIPQVERALIAGHDIVLLGERGQGKTRLLRSMTGLLDEWIPVVADTDLREDPYAPITEATRRRIEKEGDDLPIEWLHRDDRYAEKLATPDTSVADLIGDVDPMRVAEGRRLGDPETIHYGLIPRSNRGIVAINELPDLAERIQVSMLNVMEERDVQIRGYMLRLPLDVLVVASANPEDYTNRGRIITPLKDRFGAEVRTHYPLALEDEIAVIEQEAELLAEVPPALLEILARFTRALRESSAVNQRAGVSARFSIAGAETVAAAARHRAAVRGEDAAVARLVDLEAAVDVLGGKIEFEPGEEGREWEILDYLLRTATAATVRERLRGVDFSPLIEALDGATTVSTGDQVTAAEFLAGLPELGESDLYSDLATAFGATDDGTRASAIELAFEALYLSRKISKDSGEGTTIYG from the coding sequence GTGACTGCCAAGCCCCATGTGTCCACGATCGGTGAGCTGCGGGCCACCGAGTACACCCACCGTCCCCTGCGCGAGGAGATCCGCGAGAACCTGCTGGCCAGGCTCGCCGCGAGCGAGGACCCCTGGCCGGGTCTGCACGGTCTGGACAACACCGTCATCCCGCAGGTCGAGCGCGCCTTGATCGCCGGCCATGACATCGTCCTGCTGGGTGAGCGCGGCCAGGGCAAGACACGGCTGCTGCGCTCCATGACGGGGCTGCTCGACGAATGGATCCCCGTCGTCGCCGACACCGACCTGCGCGAAGACCCCTACGCCCCGATCACCGAGGCCACCCGCCGCCGCATCGAGAAAGAGGGCGACGACCTGCCCATCGAGTGGCTGCACCGCGACGACCGGTACGCGGAAAAACTCGCCACCCCGGACACCTCGGTGGCGGACCTGATCGGCGACGTCGACCCGATGCGCGTGGCCGAGGGCCGCCGGCTGGGTGACCCGGAGACGATCCACTACGGGCTGATCCCGCGTTCCAACCGCGGTATCGTGGCGATCAACGAGCTGCCGGATCTGGCCGAGCGCATCCAAGTGTCCATGCTCAACGTCATGGAGGAGCGCGACGTGCAGATCCGCGGTTACATGCTGCGCCTGCCGCTCGACGTGCTGGTGGTGGCCTCTGCGAACCCGGAGGACTACACCAACCGCGGGCGCATCATCACCCCGCTGAAGGACCGTTTCGGCGCGGAGGTGCGCACCCATTACCCGCTGGCGTTGGAAGACGAGATCGCCGTCATCGAGCAGGAGGCCGAGCTGCTGGCCGAGGTGCCCCCGGCGCTGCTGGAGATCCTGGCGCGCTTCACCCGCGCCCTGCGCGAGTCCTCGGCGGTGAACCAGCGGGCGGGCGTGTCCGCGCGTTTTTCCATCGCCGGCGCCGAAACCGTCGCTGCCGCGGCCCGTCATCGCGCCGCCGTGCGCGGGGAAGACGCCGCCGTCGCTCGCCTCGTCGATCTGGAGGCGGCCGTCGACGTGCTCGGCGGCAAGATCGAATTCGAGCCGGGCGAGGAAGGCCGCGAGTGGGAGATCCTGGATTACCTGCTGCGCACCGCCACCGCCGCCACCGTCCGTGAGCGTCTGCGTGGGGTGGACTTCTCCCCGCTGATCGAGGCGCTCGACGGGGCCACCACCGTGTCCACCGGCGATCAGGTCACCGCGGCCGAGTTCCTCGCCGGGCTGCCGGAGCTGGGTGAGTCGGACCTGTACAGCGATCTGGCCACCGCTTTCGGCGCCACCGACGACGGTACGCGCGCCAGCGCCATTGAGCTCGCCTTCGAGGCGCTCTACCTCTCCCGGAAGATCTCCAAGGATTCCGGCGAGGGCACCACCATCTACGGCTGA
- a CDS encoding histidine phosphatase family protein, whose translation MGTDTVSDVPAASSTLILLVRHGVTPTTGKVLPGRAPGLHLSEEGRAQARAVARRVGELPVSAVYASPLERTRETAAPTAEHFGLEATLHDGLLECEFGEWTGEQITELAKLPEWQTVQKTPSEFRFPGGESFVEMRDRIVETLHGLAARHPGEVIACFSHADPLKAAITHLQGKDLDQFQEAVVAPASISVAEFTADGSTRMVAVNTTSGELGRLRAAGRP comes from the coding sequence ATGGGCACTGACACCGTTTCCGACGTCCCGGCCGCATCCTCCACGCTCATTCTGCTGGTGCGCCACGGCGTCACTCCGACCACCGGGAAAGTGCTGCCCGGCAGAGCGCCCGGCCTGCACTTGAGCGAGGAAGGCCGCGCGCAGGCCCGCGCCGTCGCGCGGCGAGTGGGGGAGTTGCCCGTCAGCGCGGTCTACGCCTCCCCGCTGGAACGTACGCGGGAGACGGCAGCCCCCACCGCGGAGCACTTCGGGCTCGAGGCCACGCTGCACGATGGGCTCCTGGAATGCGAGTTCGGCGAGTGGACCGGCGAGCAGATTACCGAGCTGGCGAAACTCCCGGAGTGGCAGACCGTGCAGAAAACGCCGTCCGAGTTCCGCTTCCCGGGCGGGGAGTCGTTCGTGGAGATGCGTGACCGCATCGTCGAGACGCTGCACGGCCTCGCCGCACGTCACCCCGGGGAGGTGATCGCCTGCTTCAGCCACGCCGATCCGCTCAAGGCGGCGATCACGCACCTGCAGGGCAAAGACCTCGATCAGTTCCAGGAGGCGGTCGTCGCCCCGGCCTCGATCTCCGTCGCGGAGTTCACCGCCGATGGCTCGACCCGCATGGTGGCGGTCAACACCACGAGCGGGGAACTGGGGCGACTGCGGGCGGCGGGACGGCCATGA
- a CDS encoding SCO1664 family protein: MTAPTPPFDDELRLLERGELGLVAQLHESSNLALALDATLGEDYGWAIYKPEVGEQPLWDFPPGLHARERAAFVLSEYLGWHIVPPTIVREDAPFGVGSLQWYIDNDGTHYLQVVEARPELHKQFERMAVFDLLVNNTDRKSGHVLIDEHDHVWGIDHGLCFSFEPKLRTVIWDFAGEGIDAEWAAAVEPLIDDVPAEIAELLHPAEVEALQRRAARIVRLPFLPHPRSHYQYPWPLV; the protein is encoded by the coding sequence ATGACCGCGCCGACGCCGCCTTTCGATGACGAGTTGCGCCTGCTGGAACGCGGCGAGCTCGGCCTGGTGGCCCAATTGCACGAGTCGAGCAACCTCGCCCTCGCCCTCGACGCCACCCTCGGCGAGGACTACGGCTGGGCCATCTACAAACCCGAGGTCGGGGAGCAGCCGCTGTGGGATTTCCCGCCGGGCCTGCACGCGCGGGAGCGGGCGGCGTTTGTGCTCAGCGAGTATTTGGGCTGGCACATCGTCCCGCCGACGATCGTGCGGGAGGACGCCCCCTTCGGCGTCGGATCGCTGCAGTGGTACATCGACAACGACGGAACCCACTACCTCCAGGTGGTGGAAGCTCGGCCGGAACTGCATAAACAATTTGAGCGCATGGCCGTATTCGATCTATTGGTCAACAACACCGACCGAAAATCCGGGCACGTGCTCATCGACGAACACGACCACGTGTGGGGCATCGACCACGGTTTGTGCTTCAGCTTTGAACCGAAGCTACGCACCGTGATCTGGGATTTCGCGGGGGAAGGCATCGACGCGGAGTGGGCGGCCGCGGTTGAACCGCTCATCGACGATGTGCCGGCGGAGATCGCCGAGTTGCTGCACCCCGCCGAGGTCGAGGCGTTGCAGCGCCGCGCCGCCCGCATCGTGCGCCTGCCTTTCCTGCCGCACCCCAGGTCGCACTACCAGTACCCGTGGCCCCTGGTGTGA
- a CDS encoding NAD(P)-binding domain-containing protein produces the protein MAQLRAFESAQKKGHEIPEIVCYEKQDDWGGQWNFTWRTGTDKYGEPVHTSMYRNLWSNGPKEGLEFAEYTFDEHFGRPVSSYPPREALWDYIDGRASKSDVKKYVKFAHAVRWVDFDEDAKTFTVHVENLRTGETESNEFDNVIVASGHFTFPNVPHFEGIDTFPGQIVHAHEFRGAESFADKDVLLIGASYSAEDIGTQAFKMGARSVTFSYRSAPMGFDWPEGMEEQPLIEKFEDDVVHFSNGVSRKFDAVIMCTGYIHHYPFLPSSLALDSPNNVYPDNLYRGVVWEKNNQMFYLGAQDQWFTFNMFDAQAWYVRDVILGERELPSAQKQRASIDAWLERFDKLETMEDQVDFQGAYVRDLIEQTDYPMFDLDAVCGIFKQWIQSKRDDILNYRDVTYTSVMTGTTAEKHHTPWMLELDSSLKRYLSTPARDEARDIFEGREPAAKAAERS, from the coding sequence ATGGCGCAGCTGCGCGCATTCGAATCCGCACAGAAGAAGGGTCATGAGATCCCCGAAATCGTGTGCTACGAAAAGCAGGACGACTGGGGCGGCCAGTGGAACTTCACCTGGCGCACCGGCACGGACAAGTACGGCGAGCCCGTGCACACCTCGATGTACCGCAATCTCTGGTCGAACGGCCCCAAGGAGGGCCTGGAGTTCGCGGAGTACACTTTCGACGAGCACTTCGGTCGCCCCGTCTCCTCCTACCCGCCGCGTGAGGCGCTGTGGGACTACATCGACGGCCGCGCCAGCAAATCCGACGTGAAGAAGTACGTGAAGTTCGCCCACGCCGTGCGGTGGGTCGATTTCGACGAGGACGCCAAGACCTTCACCGTCCACGTGGAGAACCTGCGCACCGGTGAGACCGAGTCAAACGAGTTCGACAACGTCATCGTCGCCTCCGGACACTTCACCTTCCCGAACGTCCCGCACTTCGAGGGCATCGACACCTTCCCGGGCCAGATCGTCCACGCACATGAGTTCCGCGGCGCAGAGAGCTTCGCGGACAAGGACGTCCTGCTCATCGGCGCCAGCTACTCCGCCGAGGACATCGGCACCCAGGCCTTCAAGATGGGCGCCCGCTCGGTGACCTTCTCCTACCGCAGCGCGCCCATGGGCTTCGACTGGCCGGAAGGCATGGAGGAGCAGCCGCTGATCGAGAAGTTCGAGGACGACGTCGTGCACTTCTCCAACGGCGTCTCGCGCAAGTTCGACGCCGTGATCATGTGCACCGGCTACATCCACCACTACCCGTTCCTGCCGAGCTCGCTGGCCCTGGACTCGCCGAACAACGTCTACCCGGACAACCTCTACCGCGGCGTCGTCTGGGAGAAGAACAACCAGATGTTCTACCTGGGCGCCCAGGACCAGTGGTTCACCTTCAACATGTTCGACGCCCAGGCCTGGTACGTCCGCGACGTCATCCTCGGCGAGCGCGAACTGCCCTCCGCGCAGAAGCAGCGCGCGAGCATCGACGCCTGGCTCGAGCGCTTCGACAAGCTGGAGACCATGGAGGACCAGGTCGACTTCCAGGGCGCGTACGTCCGCGACCTGATCGAGCAGACCGACTACCCGATGTTCGACCTGGACGCGGTGTGCGGGATCTTCAAGCAGTGGATCCAGTCCAAGCGCGACGACATCCTCAACTACCGCGACGTCACCTACACCTCCGTCATGACGGGCACCACCGCGGAGAAGCACCACACCCCGTGGATGCTGGAGCTGGACTCCTCGCTGAAGCGCTACCTCTCCACCCCGGCGCGTGACGAGGCCCGCGACATCTTCGAGGGGCGCGAGCCGGCCGCCAAGGCAGCCGAGCGCAGCTAG